CGCCTTCATGCTGGATTACCAACCAGTTCTATCCGGCAGGCAGACAGGCACCAAAGACATGCTGGCGGTCGGCTTCGATATCGAAACCGGCGGTCACGTATTTCAATTGCATTTCACCAATGCTACGGGGATGAATGAAAAAGCATTTATAACAGGCACTACGGACGATTTCTGGAAAGGGGATATACGGTTTGGCTTCAATATCTCGCGGGTATTCACCGTAGGTAAAAAGAAGTAATTATTTTTTCAGCAATATCAGCAGGATGGCTACCACACCTCCCATCACAAAGGCGAAGTAAGTGAACATCCATTGCATGATGTCCGTATTATTCACTCCGGGAAATTTTTTTTCAAACAAATCTTTATGCAGGTTATATGCTTGCTCTACCATAAGCCCAACCCGCAGGTCCAGCGCTTCCTCAAATTCCTTCCTGTCTTTACGCTCAATTTCAGAGTAATGTTTCAATAAGAGATCCCGCTCCTCTGCAAACATTAACTGTACACATTTACTCATGATGGCGGCATCGCTGTCACCAAGCTTCAGTTTGTTCTTACAGAGGTCATGGATCCTTAGATCGATCATTGAATTACTTTCCATTTGACATCGGTTTTCATTTAGTGTTCGTGAATCGTTGACTTTGTAAAGATGATGAGCACCCGGGAAACAACAAGGGGAAAAAAAACGCGATTCTGCGTTTTTTTTCCCCTTGTTGTTTGAAATAAATTTTGTATTGATGTTAGTCGAGAACCCATTCCACTTCACCTACTGCGAAGTACCTGTCCATTACGTCCTTTGTATGCAACTGGCCTTGTTCGGTTACACCGCAGACGTTAGTTTCAAAAACACTGCTATCTTTTTTCAATTTCACTTTCTCTCCGATCCTGTACATCGCTTCATGATAAGCGCGAAGAATATCACGACCTTCCCCAGCCGATAATTTCTTCCACCATTTTTCCTGGTATTCGCAAAGCGTGGTGGCCAGCGCCTGCACATCGAAGTTCCGCCCTGTGATCTGTTTCAGGCTGACGGGATTCCTGAATGCACCATCGAACCGCGCCTGATTGATGTTCACTCCCATCCCAACAATAGCCCAATCCCAGATTGCCTGTCCTCCGGCCGTTTCCAGCCTGTTTTCGATCAGGATGCCGGCTGCCTTTCTGTCACGCCAATAAATATCATTGGGCCATTTGATCCTGGTTTCGTCACCCGCATAATTTTTAAAGAATTCATAACAACTCAGTGCCATGGCGGCAGATAGCAAAACTGCTGATAAAAAGGGAGCTCACCAGGTTTGATAATGGTGCTGAGAATGATATTGTCTCCGGGCGCCGTCAGCCATTGCCGGCCTCTCTGGCCTTTCCCGGCGGTTTGCTCCAGGGCAAAAAAGGCTGCTCCGTGCTTCGCTTTGCCCTCAATGGCCAGGGCCATGGCATAGTTGTTGGTGCTGTCAACTGAAGGCAATACCGTCAAAGGCCGGCCAATAGTGTGTAAGATAGCGGGATGTGACAAAAGATTACTATTTTTGACAACAACGAAAATAGGCATTCCAAGTGAACGTTTCGGTGCCTGCGCTGTTGTAGATATTAGCGGTAAAAATTGATCATCAAAAAGTACGAATTATTGGAACAACTTTCAATGTTAGCTACCCGTCGCAAAAGTAGCAGTGTAGCGAGGTTAACAAAGAGCTCAAAGATCATCAAAGCTATCATCCACGCCATTCAGGAGAAAAAAGGGGAAAACATCATTTCCCTCGATCTCCGAAAAATTCCCGAAGCAGTTGCTGATTTTTTCATTATTTGCGATGCCGGCAGCACCACGCAGGTGAAAGCCATTGCAGATTATGTTGAGGTGCACGTGAAAGAGAAAACTGGTGAAGTACCCTATCACCATGAAGGCCGCCAGGCATCTCAATGGGTGATCACAGATTATGTGAATGTAGTGGTACACGTTATGCATTCAGAAACACGCAAGTTCTACAAACTGGAAGAAATGTGGAGTGACGCCGCAGCGGATGAACATTCCTGATGACTGCGTCTGATCAGGATCCGGAACTGATCGCTGGAATAAAAAGGAGCTTTTCCAGTGATCAGGTTGTTTTTTGAACTATTTTGTCTTATTATTATTAATCAGAAAAACAAGAGACACAACATATTATGTCAGACGAGTCAAGACAGAACGAAAGAAATTTCCCTCCGCGCATGCGCCCCAGGGATGATGGCAACGGACAACGAAAAGGCCCGAGGTTCAATATCTATTGGGTCTGGGCTATCATCTTTGCAGTACTTGTGGGCTTCCAGCTTTTCGGATCCCTTACCCCGGACACCAAAGGAATCAATGATCTCGAGTTCTACGCCATGCTCAAAAAAGGAGATGTGGACAAGATCACCACAGTCACCAATAAGAACCTTATCAGGGTTTATCTCAAAAAAGAAAGCGTAGAAAAATACAAATCACAACTTTCAAAGAACAGTCAGGCCAGCGTTGAAAAAGGACCGCAGTTCGAATTCAAAGTGGTTGACGCCAAAGAATTTGATAAGAAACTGAGCGACTGGTACGATAAGAACCCCGATGTTGCCCCTGTTGTGAACAATCCCATCCAGGAAGGCGAATGGTTCGGATCCCTGATCCAGCTCTTACTCCCACTGGTTGTGATCATCCTCATCTGGATCATGCTCATGCGTAAAATGGGCGGTGGCGCAGGGGGCGGAAGTGGTCCCGGCGGTATCTTCAATATTGGAAAATCAAGGGCAACCCTCTTCGATAAAGGAACAAAAGTAAATATCACTTTCGCAGATGTTGCAGGACTGGACGAAGCCAAGGTGGAAGTGATGGAGATCGTGGATTTCCTGAAAAATCCCAAGAAGTACACTGCATTGGGTGGAAAGATACCCAAAGGCGCACTCCTGGTAGGTCCTCCCGGTACCGGTAAAACCCTGCTCGCAAAAGCAATGGCAGGTGAAGCACAGGTTCCCTTCTTCTCCATGAGCGGTTCCGATTTCGTTGAACTGTTCGTTGGTGTGGGCGCCAGCCGCGTACGCGACCTCTTCAAACAAGCACGTGAAAAAGCTCCCTGTATCATATTCATCGATGAGATCGATGCCATCGGCCGCGCCCGTGGTAAGAACGCCATCATGAGCAACGACGAACGTGAAAGCACACTCAACCAGTTACTGGTAGAGATGGACGGTTTCTCCGGTGAATCAGGTATCATCGTTCTGGCAGCCACCAACCGCCCGGACGTACTGGATACCGCACTCCTCCGCCCAGGCCGCTTCGACCGTCAGATCTCCATCGACAAACCAGATCTCAAAGGCCGTGAGCATATTTTCAAAGTGCACCTGAAGCCCATCAAGATCTCTGAAAAAGTTGATATCCATAAACTCGCCGAACAAACGCCAGGCTTCGCCGGCGCAGACATCGCGAATATCTGTAACGAAGCCGCACTTATCGCTGCCCGTAAAGGCAAACAGTCAGTTGAGATGGAAGACTTCCAGGATGCAGTTGACCGTGTGATCGGTGGCCTCGAAAAAAAGAACAAGATCATCTCTCCCGAAGAGAAAAAGATCATTGCCTACCACGAAGCCGGTCACGCTATCTGCGGCTGGTTCCTGGAACACGCATACCCATTACTGAAAGTAACCATCGTTCCACGCGGTGTGGCTGCACTCGGTTACGCCCAGTACACTCCGAAAGAACAATACCTGTACAATACAGATCAACTGATGGACCAGATCTGCATGACCCTCGGCGGCCGTGCCAGCGAAGAGATCTTCTTCGGCAAGATCTCTACCGGCGCGCAGAACGACCTCCAGCAGGTTACCCGCATCGCTTACTCTATGATCACTGTATATGGTATGAACGATAAAGTAGGTAACGTAAGCTTTTACGACCCTGCTGCTGAAAACTCTTTCACCAAGCCATACTCTGAAGAAACTTCCAAACTGATCGATGAAGAAGTTAGAAAGCTCATCGACGTCGGTTACCTGAAGACAAAAGAGTTATTGTCTCAGAAAAGAACAGAGGTAGCTAAACTGGCTGAAGCGCTGCTGGAAAAAGAAGTACTGTTCCAGAGCGATGTGGAAGCTCTGATCGGTAAACGTCCGTTTGAAGAAAAGAAAACGCTCGATGTTGATGGAAACCCTGAGCACCATTCAGAGAATGGAACCATCAGCGAAGGCGTTCCTCCTTATGATAGCAATGTGACCAATCATCCAGTACAGAGCAACGAACAGGAAAAGCAATCATGAGCGTTTCACCATCCAAAGAGAATATTTTAAAGAAAATACGGAAGGCGTTGACCCAATCAACGCCTCTTCCTTTTCCGCAAAGTGAAGGCAATAGTTCTGTGTACCAGCCTTCCAGGCAGGAATTGGAAGTGGAGTTTGCAGAACAGTTCACCAAGCTGACGGGAAAGTTCATTTTCTGTTTAACCTGGCAGGAACTGGCCGCACAGCTCAATGCTGTTGTGGCCCACAATAACTGGCAACATATTTACAACCAGGAAACAGAACTGTCTAAGACCCTTGCTGGCAACGGCTTTGCGCCGGCAGCTTTTGATTCAGTAGCCAACTGCGATGCAGCCATAACATCCTGTGAAAGCCTGATAGCTCGTACAGGCTCCATCGTGATGAGTGCAGCAGGCCCCAGCGGCCGCTCCGTGAGCGTATATGCGCCGGTTCATATCTGTATCGCCCGCACCAATCAACTGGTGTACGATGTGAAAGATGGCATCCAGCTGGTGAAAGAAAAATATGGCGCCAGTTTCCCTTCGCTCGTCACCTTTGCAACAGGGCCCAGCCGCACGGCGGATATCGAGAAAACCCTGGTTGTAGGCGTGCACGGCCCAAAAGAAGTATATGTTTTCCTGGTGGATCAGTAGCATAAACCATTAATCTATGAATCAGCACATCCATCACCTTTTCGTATATGGATCATTGTTAAGCGGGTTCCAGCATCCTGCCTATACATATGTGAGCCGTTATTTTACACTCGTTTCCCCGGCCGTTACCAATGGTAATATCTATGATCTCGGCGAATATCCCGGCGCTGTTCCTGCAGCTCCACCAGCCCTCATTCATGGCGAACTGTATAAAGTGAACCATGCTGATGAGTTCTCCTTTGCCATCAAACAACTGGACGATTACGAAGGATTCCTGGTAGAAGCAGGAGAAGTACCGCTATACCGCCGTGAACCGGTTGATGTGAAGAATGGCAATGTAATTACCACGGCCTGGATCTACTGGTACAATCGTGAAACAGACGGGCATCCATTGATCCCCAATGGCGATGCTCTCAGTTATTGGAAACAGAAAGGCTGAGCCCATAAAATTCAGATGATATTTTTACATGCAGTTACCTCCCGATAAGAAAGTTTATTTTCTCTCCGACTTCCATCTCGGAGCGCCCAACCCTGCAGCAAGCCTGGAGCGCGAAAAAAAGATCGTGGCATTTCTCGAAGAGATCCGCCACAGCGCCGGCGCCATCTTCATCGTAGGAGATATGTTCGATTTCTGGTACGAATACCGTACGGTTGTGCCTAAAGGTTATGTGAGGCTGCTCGGTAAACTGGCCGAACTTACAGATGCAGGCATTCCCATCTATTTCTTCGTGGGAAATCACGATATGTGGATGACAGACTATTTCCAGAAAGAGCTCAATATCCCCGTCTATTTCGAACCACAGGAATTCGAGTTCAACGGCAAACAGTTCCTCATCGGTCATGGTGATGGATTGGGGCCGGGAGACCATGGTTACAAAATGCTGAAGAAGATCTTCCGTAACCCTGTCTGCCGCTGGCTTTTCGGCATCCTCCCACCATATATTGGCATGGGGATCGCCAATTACAGCAGCAGGAGAAGCAGGGCTGTGACCGGACAGAACGATGCCGCATTCTACGGCGAAGAAGGAGAATGGCTGATCACCTATTGCAAGGAGGAACTGAAAAAGAAATTCTATGATTACCTGGTGTTCGGGCATCGTCACCTGCCCATCGATTACACACTGAATGACGGGAAAAGCCGTTATATCAACCTGGGCGACTGGATCCGTTATTACACTTACGCCATATTCGACGGAAAGGATATGCACCTGCTGACCCGCGAATCAGACCAGGAAAAAAATATTGTACGAAAATAGTTGACATGCTGAAACTGGCCACCATCGCTGTTTGCCTCTTACTCTGCACGCTGCCCTCTGCAAATGCGCAGATGGTGGGTATACAACAGCTCAGCGATACAGCTTTCAAAACAGAGCGGGTGATCAGCGGCGAATTCACAGATTTCAATGTAGACAATCTTGGCAATCTCTATGTGGTGAACCAAACGGGACAGTTAAAAAAGATGAGCCCCAAAGGAGATTCACTTGCCGTGTTCAACAATGTACGTCAGTACGGCAAGATCCATTTCATAGATGTGAGCAATCCGCTGAAAGTATTGCTGCACTTCAAAGATTTCGGCACCATCGTTATCCTCGATCGCTTCCTCAATACCCGCAGCACCATCGATCTGCGCAGACAGCAACTCTTCCAGGTAAAATCCATCGGGCAATCTTACGACAATAATATCTGGGTCTACGATGAGCTCGAAAGCAAACTGAAACGCATCGGCGAAGATGGCCGTACCATCGATCAGTCCAACGATTTCAGGCAGCTCTTCGATTCCACTCCTTCACCAGGCTTCATCGTTGATCAGAATAAACTGGTATACCTGTACGATCCCGCCAAAGGCGCTTATATTTTCGATTACTACGGTACATTCAAGAACCGGATCCGTTTTCTTGGCTGGACCGATTTTACGGTGATCGGCAATACCATTCTCGGCCGCGATGCCAATGTACTCTATAAATACGAACCGGGCACGCTCAACCTGCAACAGTACAGCATCCCCGCAAGCATGCAGGATGCCAGGAAGATAAAGATCACACCCACCAATATTTACCTGCTTCGGGAAAAGCAGCTCGAGATCTTCTCGTACCGCTGATCCCTTTCGCGAAAAATGTAACTTTGTAAGCATGGATAAATTTCTGGACACAGTCATTCTGGACAATACGATCAGGAGTTATTTGATGGTGGCAGGCACCATCCTGCTGGTGTTGTTCCTGAAAAGATATTTATCAAGATATATCGCCGGCCTGCTGTTCCGTGTTGTGCGCAAGATCGCCAGAGGTATCGATAAGCCCAGCTTCGTGAACCTGGTTGTGTCTCCGCTGGAAACATTCCTGTTGCTGGTAGTGAGCATCATCTCGCTGGACAAGCTCAGTTTTCCTGAAGTGCTGAATGTAAAAGTGTACAAAATATCTCTCCATAGCCTCATAGATGGCCTTGCCATCATTGTGGTGATCATCACTTTCATCTGGCTGCTGTTGCGCATCATCGATTTCGTTGCCATGATCCTGCACCAGAAAGCCGAACAGGCAAACGACCAGCAGGACAATCAGCTGGTAGTCTTCTTCAAGGATTTTTTCAAAGTGATGTTTGTGATCATCGGATTCCTGATGGTGCTGAAATTTGCTTTCAGTTATCCCATCACCAACCTGATCACCGCCCTGAGTATCGGTGGCGCTGCCATCGCACTGTCCACCCGCGAAAGCCTGGAGAACCTGATCGCAAGCTTTATTATCTTCATCGATAAACCATTCATGGTAGGCGACATAGTGAAAGTGCAGTCCATTACCGGCACAGTGGAAAAGATAGGATTGCGCAGCACGCGCA
This portion of the Pseudobacter ginsenosidimutans genome encodes:
- a CDS encoding mechanosensitive ion channel family protein, whose translation is MDKFLDTVILDNTIRSYLMVAGTILLVLFLKRYLSRYIAGLLFRVVRKIARGIDKPSFVNLVVSPLETFLLLVVSIISLDKLSFPEVLNVKVYKISLHSLIDGLAIIVVIITFIWLLLRIIDFVAMILHQKAEQANDQQDNQLVVFFKDFFKVMFVIIGFLMVLKFAFSYPITNLITALSIGGAAIALSTRESLENLIASFIIFIDKPFMVGDIVKVQSITGTVEKIGLRSTRIRTDQKTYVTMPNKQMVDSVMDNLSLRTQRRGFMQLELNADTPKEAVQQLVLGIQHLLQLRKDQIESSSVFLADIVKNSFIVQLEFFTAPIPVADFNAVRQDLFLSIIDLMEEMNIRLAAKENEIVVTKES
- a CDS encoding biotin--[acetyl-CoA-carboxylase] ligase — its product is MSHPAILHTIGRPLTVLPSVDSTNNYAMALAIEGKAKHGAAFFALEQTAGKGQRGRQWLTAPGDNIILSTIIKPGELPFYQQFCYLPPWH
- a CDS encoding biotin--[acetyl-CoA-carboxylase] ligase, translated to MALSCYEFFKNYAGDETRIKWPNDIYWRDRKAAGILIENRLETAGGQAIWDWAIVGMGVNINQARFDGAFRNPVSLKQITGRNFDVQALATTLCEYQEKWWKKLSAGEGRDILRAYHEAMYRIGEKVKLKKDSSVFETNVCGVTEQGQLHTKDVMDRYFAVGEVEWVLD
- a CDS encoding gamma-glutamylcyclotransferase family protein; the protein is MNQHIHHLFVYGSLLSGFQHPAYTYVSRYFTLVSPAVTNGNIYDLGEYPGAVPAAPPALIHGELYKVNHADEFSFAIKQLDDYEGFLVEAGEVPLYRREPVDVKNGNVITTAWIYWYNRETDGHPLIPNGDALSYWKQKG
- a CDS encoding LutC/YkgG family protein — its product is MTQSTPLPFPQSEGNSSVYQPSRQELEVEFAEQFTKLTGKFIFCLTWQELAAQLNAVVAHNNWQHIYNQETELSKTLAGNGFAPAAFDSVANCDAAITSCESLIARTGSIVMSAAGPSGRSVSVYAPVHICIARTNQLVYDVKDGIQLVKEKYGASFPSLVTFATGPSRTADIEKTLVVGVHGPKEVYVFLVDQ
- the ftsH gene encoding ATP-dependent zinc metalloprotease FtsH, encoding MSDESRQNERNFPPRMRPRDDGNGQRKGPRFNIYWVWAIIFAVLVGFQLFGSLTPDTKGINDLEFYAMLKKGDVDKITTVTNKNLIRVYLKKESVEKYKSQLSKNSQASVEKGPQFEFKVVDAKEFDKKLSDWYDKNPDVAPVVNNPIQEGEWFGSLIQLLLPLVVIILIWIMLMRKMGGGAGGGSGPGGIFNIGKSRATLFDKGTKVNITFADVAGLDEAKVEVMEIVDFLKNPKKYTALGGKIPKGALLVGPPGTGKTLLAKAMAGEAQVPFFSMSGSDFVELFVGVGASRVRDLFKQAREKAPCIIFIDEIDAIGRARGKNAIMSNDERESTLNQLLVEMDGFSGESGIIVLAATNRPDVLDTALLRPGRFDRQISIDKPDLKGREHIFKVHLKPIKISEKVDIHKLAEQTPGFAGADIANICNEAALIAARKGKQSVEMEDFQDAVDRVIGGLEKKNKIISPEEKKIIAYHEAGHAICGWFLEHAYPLLKVTIVPRGVAALGYAQYTPKEQYLYNTDQLMDQICMTLGGRASEEIFFGKISTGAQNDLQQVTRIAYSMITVYGMNDKVGNVSFYDPAAENSFTKPYSEETSKLIDEEVRKLIDVGYLKTKELLSQKRTEVAKLAEALLEKEVLFQSDVEALIGKRPFEEKKTLDVDGNPEHHSENGTISEGVPPYDSNVTNHPVQSNEQEKQS
- the rsfS gene encoding ribosome silencing factor, with translation MLATRRKSSSVARLTKSSKIIKAIIHAIQEKKGENIISLDLRKIPEAVADFFIICDAGSTTQVKAIADYVEVHVKEKTGEVPYHHEGRQASQWVITDYVNVVVHVMHSETRKFYKLEEMWSDAAADEHS
- a CDS encoding UDP-2,3-diacylglucosamine diphosphatase; this encodes MQLPPDKKVYFLSDFHLGAPNPAASLEREKKIVAFLEEIRHSAGAIFIVGDMFDFWYEYRTVVPKGYVRLLGKLAELTDAGIPIYFFVGNHDMWMTDYFQKELNIPVYFEPQEFEFNGKQFLIGHGDGLGPGDHGYKMLKKIFRNPVCRWLFGILPPYIGMGIANYSSRRSRAVTGQNDAAFYGEEGEWLITYCKEELKKKFYDYLVFGHRHLPIDYTLNDGKSRYINLGDWIRYYTYAIFDGKDMHLLTRESDQEKNIVRK